In the Acidobacteriota bacterium genome, AAAACAATCCGAACCCGGCGCGCAGCACGGTGGCCTGTGAGCCGCGCGGCGACCAAGCCAGCCCGATGCGCGGAGCGAGACGATTGTAGTTGGGGCGCTGCAACGCGCGTTCGTAGCCCGCGTCCACTGAGGACACAGCGGGAACCGGGATCAGCGGCAGCAGGGTTGCCGCATCGGGGTGCAAGGTTCCATTCTCGTCGCTGGCGATCACGAAACGATCCACTTCAATATTCGAGAAGCGGTTTTGCGCCTCATAGAGCTGCGTGTTGATCTCCCAGCGCACTCCGGCATTCACGGTCAGCCCGGAGCGGAACTGCCAGTCGTCCTGCGCGTAGAAATGCGCCCAGGTGGTGCGCCCATCCGTTTCGCCGCGACCGATGCCGGACTGGCCCGTGCTGGGAAAGCCCAGCAGGAAATCGGCGAAGGCGTTGCCGTCCGCCGCGCCCGCCGCCGAGGAGCTAAAGCGCGGGCTGAAGGTGAACAGGCCGCGGGTGTTGGGAGAGTTGCTCGGATTGAAGCGCAGCCGGAATAGGTAGGCGCCGAACTTCATATTGTGTCCGGGCCGCACCCAGGAGAGCGTGCTGAACAAATCAAAACTGTTGTTGCGCCGCGTAATCAGCGTGGCCGGGTCGCCCATGGTGCTGTAAAAATCGGAGAAATTAAGCGCGGGAAAACCCACCTTGGCCGCGTCGCGGGTGACGCCTTGGAGGCCCGACTGGCCGGCGAAATCGACGCCTTGATTCTCGCTTTCCTGGCCGCCCACCACGCGCAGGTAGCCGAAGCGGAACTCATGAATCAAACTCGGACTGAATATGTGGCTGTGATTCAGCGTGGCGTTGTGCGTCCGCGTGGTGATGTCATAGCCGAAACCGGGAACCAGGATTTCGCTCAGGTTCGAGTTTCCGTAGGGCTGGGATGTCCGCAGATTGGCGTAGGTCAGGCGGCCGAACAGGTTGTCGTTAGGCCCCAGCCCCTGGTCGGCGCGCAGCGTGATTTGGTCGTTGTCGTTGCGGAAGGGCGCCGAGACCAGATAATTTTGCGTCTCGCCACGCTCCGGCTGATTGGGCAGCGGGATCTTTTTCAGGAACTCCACGGCGACCGGGTCCATCTGTCCGGCGGGAATGCGATTTTGCGCGAAGGCCAGTCGCCGGCCCGTTGCAGGATCGGTGGAGAGGGGATTGTAAATGGCCGGCAGACCAGAAAAGTCGCCTTGACGCACGCGCTCCGAGGGCACCGAAAAAGTTCTGGTCAGAGCGCGGCGCTCGCGGAAGCCTTCATAGTTGGCGAAGAAAAACCGGGAGTCGCGCCGCAGCGGTCCGCCCACGGTGCCGCCAAACTGGTTCTGGCGCAGCGGCGGAGGGCTGCTGCGCACGGTGGGATTGCGAGTATCCCGGTCAAAAAAATTGCGCACATCAAAAATATTATTCCGCAAAAATTCGTATGCCGAGCCATGCAGCGCATTCGAGCCGGACTTGGTGGCCGCGTTGATGTTCGCCGACGCCTTGCCGCCAAACTCAGCCGAGTAAATCGACTTCTGAATCTTGAACTCCTGAATTCCTTCTACCGATGGGGAGATCACCAGATTGTTGAAGTACTGGTCGGTGATGGAAACGCCATCCAGCCAGTACATGTTGTGACCCGCGCGCTGGCCTCCGACCACCACCTGGCGGCCGGTTTGCGCCAGCGCCGCGCCGCGCGTGCCCACTGGAGTGAGGAACACATTGTCGCTGAGCAGCGCCAGTTGCACCATCTGCCGGCCGTTCAGCGGCAGATCCACCAGACGCTGATTGGTAATGACTTCGCTGACCTCTGCGTTGGCGGCGCGCAACAGAGGCACCGATTCCGTTACAGTGATCTGCTCGGTGATCTCGCCCAGATCCATGAGCACATCCAGACGCAGCCGATCGCCTACGCGCAGGGCGATGCCTTCGCGAATCTGAGTCTTGAAGCTGGGCAACTCAGCGCGGATGGCGTAGTCGCCGACGGGAAGCTGTGGCGCGGAGTAGTTTCCCGCATTGTCAGTGGAAAGCTTCCGCTCCTGCCCGTTTCCGCGATTGACAATGGTGAGCGCCACGCCGGGCAGAACCGCGCCAGAGGCGTCGCGCACGGTGCCCGCAATCTCGCCAGAGGTGTTCTGCGCTGCTGCGCTCGATACCACCAGAAACGTAAATAGAAAAATCATCATGGACTTCATAACATGCTCCGCGAACAGATTTGGACAACCGCCTCCACTGCCAATGATCCCCATGACTTTACGAAGACTTCAGGTGAATT is a window encoding:
- a CDS encoding carboxypeptidase regulatory-like domain-containing protein, translating into MGIIGSGGGCPNLFAEHVMKSMMIFLFTFLVVSSAAAQNTSGEIAGTVRDASGAVLPGVALTIVNRGNGQERKLSTDNAGNYSAPQLPVGDYAIRAELPSFKTQIREGIALRVGDRLRLDVLMDLGEITEQITVTESVPLLRAANAEVSEVITNQRLVDLPLNGRQMVQLALLSDNVFLTPVGTRGAALAQTGRQVVVGGQRAGHNMYWLDGVSITDQYFNNLVISPSVEGIQEFKIQKSIYSAEFGGKASANINAATKSGSNALHGSAYEFLRNNIFDVRNFFDRDTRNPTVRSSPPPLRQNQFGGTVGGPLRRDSRFFFANYEGFRERRALTRTFSVPSERVRQGDFSGLPAIYNPLSTDPATGRRLAFAQNRIPAGQMDPVAVEFLKKIPLPNQPERGETQNYLVSAPFRNDNDQITLRADQGLGPNDNLFGRLTYANLRTSQPYGNSNLSEILVPGFGYDITTRTHNATLNHSHIFSPSLIHEFRFGYLRVVGGQESENQGVDFAGQSGLQGVTRDAAKVGFPALNFSDFYSTMGDPATLITRRNNSFDLFSTLSWVRPGHNMKFGAYLFRLRFNPSNSPNTRGLFTFSPRFSSSAAGAADGNAFADFLLGFPSTGQSGIGRGETDGRTTWAHFYAQDDWQFRSGLTVNAGVRWEINTQLYEAQNRFSNIEVDRFVIASDENGTLHPDAATLLPLIPVPAVSSVDAGYERALQRPNYNRLAPRIGLAWSPRGSQATVLRAGFGLFYNQAGYSINEALAQNLPFYFNKTVDTSRDTGVPTLRTATMLLAPAPVGGSGLRYDYRSEYAESWTAGIQREVATNWAVLVTYFGSHIVGADNSTWANVPEPGPGDIVSRRPNPRLNGFREIHWGGWSKYHSLTLKLEKRLSRGLTFDTNYTWSKATDDASDPGATFHEFNIPQNVRDNRAEHALSSFDHRHRFVFTYSYELPLGAGKAVDPGGWAGKLLGGWSISGIGTFQKGAPITVNTPGDNANIGPGPAQRPDLLRNPNLPGGGTAERWFDIAAFAPPAAYTFGNAGRNLVVEAGEANLDFSLMKQVRFHETRRMEFRAEMFNMVNHTNFVGAPGRIAFTPNFGRLANAGPSRQMQFALKFTV